CGTCGCTTCCGTTTCATCAACTACGCCGCGACGCAACGCCGCCGCCACGCAAATATTCAGCATCACGCCATGCTGCTGGTTCAACTGTTGCCAGGCCCGTACCAGATCGTATTCATCACTGGCGGGCGAAGTCAGTAAGTTAGCGTTATACACACCTTCACGATAGAAAAAGACGCTGCTTAGCTCATGCCCTTCTTTGAGTAGCGCATGAGCAAATTGCAACGCGCTGCTCGCCTGTTGCGTGCCATAAGCCGGCCCCGTCACCATGATGGCAAAACGCATTACTTGTCTTGCCCCTGGAAATCGCCGCTTTTGAACTGGCGAATATAGAGGTAGACCGTGTGCTTGGAGATGTTCAGCCGATCGGCGACCTGGTTAATGGCATCTTTAATATCGAAGATACCTTTCTCATACAGATTCAGGACAATCTGGCGATTCTTGGCGTTGTTGGAAACATTGCGATCGGCATTCACTTCTTCGATCGTGAACTCCAGCGTTTGGGTCACCAGGTCTTCCACTGAAGAAGCGAAGTTGACGGCAGAACCCACTTCCGGGGTTTCCGGTGGGATAAAGGTATTCATTATCTGCGAGAATGGAACATCAAGGTTCATGTTGATGCACAGCAGACCAATCACGCGATGCTCACGGTTGCGAATAGCAATCGTCACCGACTTCATCAAGACACCGCTTTTCGCACGTGTGAAGTAACACTTCGACACGCTGCTATCCGCACCCGTCATATCATGCAGCATACGCAACGCAAGGTCGGTAATCGGCGAGCCAATTTTGCGGCCCGTGTGTTCACCGTTAGCAATGCGGATAGCCGAGCATTTCAAATCCTGCAAAGAGTGCAATA
The Citrobacter arsenatis DNA segment above includes these coding regions:
- the tusD gene encoding sulfurtransferase complex subunit TusD; its protein translation is MRFAIMVTGPAYGTQQASSALQFAHALLKEGHELSSVFFYREGVYNANLLTSPASDEYDLVRAWQQLNQQHGVMLNICVAAALRRGVVDETEATRLGLAGANLQSGFNLSGLGSLAEASLTCDRVVQF
- a CDS encoding helix-turn-helix transcriptional regulator gives rise to the protein MSRSLLTNETSELDLLDQRPFDQTDFDILKSYEAVVDGLAMLIGSHCEIVLHSLQDLKCSAIRIANGEHTGRKIGSPITDLALRMLHDMTGADSSVSKCYFTRAKSGVLMKSVTIAIRNREHRVIGLLCINMNLDVPFSQIMNTFIPPETPEVGSAVNFASSVEDLVTQTLEFTIEEVNADRNVSNNAKNRQIVLNLYEKGIFDIKDAINQVADRLNISKHTVYLYIRQFKSGDFQGQDK